The Chryseolinea soli nucleotide sequence AACGTATGATATAGTAGTAAACACCGTCGGGCAGCCGCTTTCCGTTGAAAGTGCCGTCCCAATTGTTCTGATAAGGTTTCGAATTATACACTTTCACACCCTTGTCATCGTAAATCGTGACCTCACACTGGGGGTATTCATCGATCTTTCCCACCATCCAAAAAGGACTGACAGCGTCACCGTTGGGGGAGAAAAAATTGCCCGGCAGGAGCTTATTTACGATGGCTTCACCCCTCACTTTCAACTGCACCGTGGCAGAGCCACTGCAACCGTTACCCCCCTTACCCGTCACGGTGTAGGTGGTGGAAGCAAGCGGTGTAGCTACCGGGTTGGCAATCGAGGGATCGGAAAGCGTTTCAGTCGGCGTCCAGCTAAAATCCAGCAGACCTTCGGCAGTTAACTGGGCGCTTGCCCCTTCATCTATTTCTTCCGGTGTTGCGGTGGCTGTAACGGTAGGGGCAGGCAGGCCACCGATGGCTTGCTCCGCTTTCAACTTACAGCCGTTGGTGGCTACCACGTCCACAGTATAATCGCCCGCCTCGTGCACGGTTATGGTGGCGCTGGTTTCCCCCGTACTCCATAAATACGAAGTGAACGTGTCGTTCACCCCCAGTACCAGGCTGGACTCGGGACATACATCAAATGTATTCTCTGCATTGGTAATAAAAAGGTCCGGTGCGGCGGTGATCGTGATGGGCTTGGAGGCCGACGCGGGGCAGGCATTGCCGGTGTAGGCCACGGTAAGCTTTACGGTGAATCCTGCGGCGGTGGTAAAAACGTGCTTGGGATTTTTGTCACTCGATGTTTTTGTGTCGCCAAAGTCCCAGGCATAGATAACCGGGGCTGCGGGATCGGACGTGGATTGATCCGTAAAACTCACTTCTTCGCCCTTGCAGGCTGAGGCCGGCAACGTGAAGTTGACAACCGGCGGCGCCACCACCGTTATGACGGCCGACGCAGATTGTGCCACCGGGCAACTGGGGTTGGCCGACGTGGCAGTATAATAATATTCACCACTCACGTTTTTGCTCAGTGTGGTGGAAGTAGCGCCGGGAAGCAGGCCCGCCGTTTTCTCATACCATTGAATGGTAAAATCCGTAGGCACAGTCACCGCGGGGTATACCGAAAGTGTCTTGGCGCTGGGAAGACAGATCAGGGCTGAGCCCGAATAGGACACTTTGAAATCCGGAATGTCCACGGCTTTCACTAAGATGGGATCAATGCGGGCCACGCACCCGCTGGCGGCCTTGGTGTTCAAGGTGTAGACGCCCGCATTTTGTAGCTGGAAGTTTGCTACTGGGGTGGGGTTAACCCCAGAACCCGTATAGTTTTCAGGACCGGTCCATTCATAGCTAAAGCCGGCACCAAGATCGTTGTTCACCACCAAGTTCATCGTGTTGCCGATGCACACCGGCCCATTGGACTGGGGATCAGGATTACCCGCAACGGCACTTGCCGAAATGGTGACCTTCACCACGTTGCTGGTTGTCTTACAACTTCCTCCCTCCGAAGTAGCGGTCACGCTGTAGTCGCCCGTGACGGTAGGAGAGAATTGATAAGTACCCGGCGTTGTCGTACTGGTAGTGGCATTGAGCCACTCGAATGTGGTAGCCCCACCGTTGGTGGAGGTCAGTGTGAGCGGGAAACCGGAGCACACATTCAAAGGACCCTCAGGAGTAACCTTCGGGATCATGCACGCATGGTTACGGAAGATCGACACTTTGGACGCCGGTATGTTCAGATTGTTGTCGTCGATGCTGGTGAAGGCAATGTCGGGTTTGCCATCGCCGTCTACGTCGCCAATCGCGACGTGGCGATTAATGTAGTCGGTGGCTTTGAGAAGTGTCGTAAAGGAAAGGTTACCCGGTGTGCTGGTATTGTTCAGAATGGTGAGCGATTTTTTCGTGATCGACGGGGCAACGATGTCCGCCTTTCCATCGCCATCCAGGTCACCGAAGTCGATGCCCCAGGGGTTGGTGTCGGTTAAGAAAGTTTTGAGCGATCCAAACGATAAAGTTCCTGAAGTACTGGTGTTCAGGAAGATCCCGAGGTTGGAAGAAGGCGAGAGTTGGGTAAACGCGATGTCCGATCTGCCATCGCCATCCAGGTCGCCGATCTTTAAGTTTTTCACCGTGTTTCCCACGGGTAGCGTAAGGGCGGGCGACATCGTCACCGCACCAGGCGCGCTGTTGTTTTGAATGACGTAGAGATCGGTGTTCGTAATAAATTGGTTGGTCACGATCTCCGGCAGAAAGTCGCCGTTGAGATCTTCTACCGCCAGACCGTCCGTGCTTTTCCAATCGGGTAGCGGGATCGTGATGGGGGTCGCGGAGAAAGAAAGCGTGGTGATGTTGGGTGTGGTGTTCACCAGCACGATCACACTATTGGTGGCCTGCGAGGTCAGGATCACTTCCGGTTTACCGTCCAGGTCCAGGTCGGCGATCTCGATGCGGTTGGGTGTTTTGCCGGTGAGGGGAATCTGGGTTTTTGCAAAGCTGATCGCTCCGGGCCCGATGCTGGTGTTGCGCAGGAAGAAAACATTGTCGCCGGTGCCTTTTTCGGTGGCCACGATGTCGGGCTTGCCGTCGCCATTCAGGTCGCCGCATTTCACCTGGAGGGAGCGGGTGCCCAGCGAGATGTTGAACGTACCGGACATGTTGAGCGAGCCGGGAGTGGAGGAGTTCGACAATACCAGCAGGAACGAGTTGTTGTCGCGCGCTGCGGCAATATCGGGTTTGCTGTCGCCGTCGAAGTCACACATGCAAAGGTCATAGAGACCTTGTGCTACGGGTACGCCCGCAGGGTAGTCCGTTTGCGAGCCGAAGTTAGCGGGGTCAATGCCCGCCGCGCCTCCAAACGACAAAAAGAAGGGTTCACGATAATAGCCGGTCAGACCAGTGACGCCGCTAAAGCGGGTTACGGAAATATCCTGATAGGTAGCGCCCGAGGGAACCTTGACTTCCAGCAGTTGATCAGTGGCCTGTAGGATCGCCGCCGGGGTGGCGCCAAAAAACACCACCAGTTTCGTGGCGTCGTTGCCAAAAAAGCTTCCTTTCAGCTGCACGATGTCGTCCATGCTGCCTTTCACTTTGCTGATATCCTTGATTTCCGGCCGCTGGGCAAAGGCGGCGGGCATGATCACGAGGAAGACGATCAGCAAACCAACGATTTTTGTAAACAAGCTAAGAACTCGCTTCATGGTGTCATAAATGCATTCTATCCTTTAAAATGTAACCCCGCGCCCATCCCAATCCTGCTATTTCGTCGTCACAATGAGCACACGGGCCTCTTTCAGTTTGGTATACGTCTTCAGGTTCCGCACTTCCTCGTGGGCCTCCGAGGCTTTTGTGGTTTCCAATACGTGCACATAATACTTTTTATCCGCAGGGTTGTAGAAGATCTCGGCGTTGAACTTGTCGCCGATGAGCTTGCGCTTATAGCCGTCGGCCGCCGTAAAGTCGTTGAACATCCGGATAACTACGTAGTATTTTTTCTTCGCTTCCTCGGTGGTCTGGTTGATGGCATTCGGATCTTCTGTCGATTCCTGGAAGCGCGCCGTGTGTTTCTCGTTGGGTGATTTCACCAGGGTCGAGCGCAGCACGGGGGCAACACGTTTGAACTTCTTAGGCTTGCCCAACTTCAAACCGAGAATGACCTCGTGGCTTCCTTGCGAAAATCCATTCTGCGGCTGGTTGCCCGGCTCGTAGGAATAGCCGATGAGAAAACGCGAGGTGTTGATGCCGAGGTTGCCCGTGAAGCCATAGGGTAGCTTGTATGAACCGCCGATCCAAAAGTGTTGCGAGAGGTTCAGCTTCCCCAGAAATTCAAACTGGCTGTTGCCAAATTTCGAATACTTATAGTTGAAATAAAACTCCAGGGGCGCAATGGCTTCTTGTGTTTTCACGCTGCGCTTCAGGCCGCCTTTGCTTTTGCTCACAATGCGGCTTTCCACCTTGCGTTTGTAATAGATGGAAACAAACACGTTGTCGGAAGGCGAAACGGTGGTGCTGTTAAAGCTGGCGTCGCTGTTGAACTTGGAGGGAAACATCTGCGGCAATGCGATCCCCACGTTGAGGCCGGAGCCCGAACGATAGAGGAGCCCGAAACCAGCCGCCGGTTGAAAATTATTGGCCAGGTAATTGGCAATGGCCGGATCGTTGGGGTCGCTCACCTTCGTCATGTCGATGGTGTTGGAAATGGCCCCGCCCGAAAGTCCCAAAAAGAGCCAGTTTTTTTGCCCCATGGGAATTCCATAGGCATAGGTTAGCGAGAAATCCGTGGTGTTCAGCAACCCTCTTTTGTAGGAGGATATTTTGCCGCCCACGCCTGCGCGCGATTCGTTCATCATGGAGGTGACCGAGAGGGCACCGATGGTGGGCGCACCCTCCACGTTGGTCCATTGTTGGCGGTAAAGGGCGTAAATCTGCGTGTATTCCGTCAAGGCTTCGGCTGGATTGTACAGAAAGGGATTGACGTAAAAACTGTTATAGACAGGGTAGTTTTGTGCGAATACAGAAGTACCGCACAAAAAGAGCAAGCCAAAACAACAGTTAAAAAAATTGCGCATTCACTTCTTTATATGGGCAGAGGCGTAAAAGTCACTCCAAAAAACGAACCGAGCATCCCATGCCAGCCAAAAAAATAGTTATTCATGCATCTCAACCGGCTTCCGTAAGCGGTCGATTCACCGTAAACTCACGAATATACAACGTTTTTTGCTTTTATTGACAGCCTATCTTCTTTAACTTATGGGCTTTGCATTATTTTTGTACTGATTTTTTTAACTACCTGAAATCCAAGTCTAAAGTGAAAGCTTTTTTTTCGAGTGCACTGTTGGTTCTTTTTTGTACGGTCCCTGTCTTTTCGCAGATCCTGGTAGGCCCCGAGATCGGGGGTAATTATTCCTGGACGTCATTTGGCGACAAAGACCTGAAGGATGTCTACAACGTGTCGCCTGTTTTCGGTTTTCACGCGGGCGGCCACCTGGCGTTCCTGGTGCGCAAGCGTTTTTTTCTCCATGCGTCCCTTTTGTATTCCACCAAAGGCAGAGTGCTGAAAGGCGACCCCAAAGGCGCTGATTTCGATGCTGAATTTAAAAATACTTCGAGGTACAACTATATTGACATGCCCATCAGCTACACGGTCGATTTCAAAGGCAAGATCGGTAAGGGAAAAGAGTTCAAATATTTTCTTGGCATTGGTCCCAACGTCAGCTATTGGCTCGGCGGTAAAGGCACGGTCTATAACAGCGAATTGAAAGAAAATAATTTTTCAGAACAGAAATACAAGATCGTATTCAACAAGGACCCCGCCACGCAGGGTTTGGATGAGATGAATGTGCAAAACCCGAATCGTTTACAACTTGGACTGAACCTGGTCGCCGGAGCGGTCTTTGAACCGGGATTGCGCCAGCGCCTCATGGTCACCATCCGCTATGAGTTGGGACACACTTACCTCGCAAAAAGCAACGGTACATTTACACAGACCTATTTTCAAGACCCGCTTCAATCGCGCAATCAAGGGTTCCGTATTTCTGTCGCGTACCTGTATGATTTGAAGACCGAAAACCGCAAGCGCGGCAAGAGCACGATCGACCGGAAAAACCCCGGCAAGATGAGAAAGCGCTAGTTAAAGGCGCTATTTAGAATTCGATCTTTTTCTGAGAGACATTTTTCTCATAGAGATACATCATGATGCCATCCTTCAAACCCACTTCGGGAACGAGAATAGACGATGCATTGGCCCACTCCATCACTTGAATGTAGATGCGGCTGGCGGGAATGATCACATCGGCGCGGTCGGGGTTCATCTGCAGTTTGTAGATGCGTTCCTCCAATGAAAAACCCTCGATCATGTCACGGATGTCTTTTACTTTTTGACGCGAGATGGTTTTGCCGGGCTTCATCTTGGCCAACTCGAAGATCTTGCTGATGTTACCCCCCGTACCTACGGCAGTCACCTTGCCAAACGATTTCTTGATGTGCTCCTTCACCCAGTGCTCCATGTCTTCCCACATCACCGGCGAGTCGTTGCGTTCCAGCACGCGCACCGAACCGATCTTGAACGAACGGGTCTTGATCTTTTTGCCTTTCACATAGAGGTTCAACTCCGTGCTACCACCGCCCACATCGATGTGCAGATACGTCTTCTCGGTGAGGAACGAATGTATGGCGCGGTTGATGAGCTCGGCCTCGCGGTTCCCGTCGATGATGTGGATCATCACGCCCAACTCGTTGGCCACCTGGTGCACAAGCTCAGCGCCATTCTCCGATTCGCGCATGGCCGACGTCGCACAAAACATATAATCGTCCACTTCGTATAAGTCCACCAGCAGCTTGAAGGCCGTCATCAGCTTCTTGAACTTGCCAATGCTCTTGTCGCTGATACGGCCGGTAGTGAACACGTCGTGACCAAGACGGAGCGGGAAGCGCACATACTCCAGCTTCTTGAAAAGCAGGGTGGGGGAACTGTCCAATACCGTGGATACCTGAAAACGGATGGCGTTGGAACCAATGTCGATGGCTGCTAGTTTCATTATCAGCTCAAAATTAAGCTATTGGCTTTTTATTTTAAGCACTTATTGTTTTTCTTTGCACTGCTTATCCAGAAAGACTGAGGGAACGGGCCCGAAGAAGTCTTAGCATCCTATTCCGAAATCGAAACCGGAATGTTGTGCTAAATCCCATTCCATCCGCCAGCTGGCAGATGGGAAAAGATAAGTAAACCCACTCCACGGGCTCTCTGGATAGCACAACAAACTATGAAGGAGGGCTTTATGAACATCGAAGACATTCTGAAAGAACGCATCATGGTCCTGGATGGCGCCATGGGCACCATGATCCAACGACACAAGCTGGAGGAGAAAGACTTTCGCAACGAACAGCTCAAGGATCACCCGCATCCCCTCAAGGGCAACAACGATTTGCTCAGCATCACGCGTCCCGACATCATCAAAGACATTCACCGCCAGTATTTTGAAGCGGGCTCCGATATCGTCGAAACCAATACCTTCGGCAGCACGTGGGTGGCCCAGGCTGACTATCACCTGGAATTCCTGGTCTATGAGATCAACTACCAGTCGGCCCGCATTGCCAAGGAAGTGGCGGTGGAGTTCACGCAAAAAGAACCACACAAGCCGCGCTTTGTGGCCGGCTCCATGGGCCCCACCACCAAGCTGGCGTCTATGTCGCCCGATGTGAACAACCCCGGCTACCGCGCCATCACCTTCGACCAACTGGCCGCTGCCTTCAAGGAACAAGCCAAAGGATTGATGGATGGCGGCGTGGACCTGTTGTTGCTGGAGACCATAACCGACACCCTCAACGTGAAGGCTGCGTTGTTTGCCATCCAGGAACTATTTGAAGAGATGGGCCGTAAGATCCCCGTCATGGTCTCCGGCACCATCACCGATGCCAGCGGCAGGATATTGTCGGGCCAAACGGCCGATGCTTTCCTCATCTCGGTATCGCACGTGCCCTTGCTCAGCATCGGGCTAAACTGCGCCATGGGGGCGGCCGCCTTGCGTCCTTACCTGCAGGTTTTGGATGAGAAAGCTCCTTTCTTCGTCAGCGCATATCCCAACGCAGGTCTGCCAAACGAGTTCGGGCACTATGACCAAACGCCCGAGGAGATGGCCGCCGAAGTGGAAGAATACCTCAAAGAAGGATTGGTGAACATCGTAGGCGGCTGCTGTGGCTCCACACCGGATCACATCCGCAGCATCGCCACCATCGCCGCGCGCTATACACCACGGAAAAAGGAAAGCCTGAAAGAGGCCAGCTAACCGGAAGATTTGATCAACAGAGATAGAACAATACGAATCCTTATACGAAACGCTGTAAAGCACAGCCCTTTTAAGACGCCACACAGGCCCACGAAATTTTAGAACATGTCTATGGATTATCAATTGAAGTTAAGTGGCCTGGAGGCCATCGAGATCACCCCCGAATCGAACTTCGTTAACATCGGCGAGCGTACCAACGTGACGGGCTCCGCGCGGTTCCTGAAACTTATCAAGGAAGACAAGTTTGATGAAGCGTTGGAAGTGGCCCTGGACCAGGTACGCGGCGGCGCACAAGTGATCGACGTGAACATGGACGAAGGCATGCTGGACTCACAGGCCGCCATGGTAAGGTATCTAAACCTCATGGCCTCGGAGCCCGAGATCTCGCGCGTGCCCGTCATGATCGACTCCTCGAAGTGGGAAGTGATCGAAGCCGGTCTCAAGTGCATTCAAGGCAAAGGCATTGTCAATTCCATCAGTATGAAGGCCGGCATCCCGGAATTTGTACGCCAGGCCAAGCTGGTGAAACGTTATGGCGCGGCCGTTGTCGTGATGGCCTTCGACGAAGACGGCCAGGCCGACACCTACGATCGAAGGATCACCATTTGCAAGCGCGCCTACGACATTTTGGTAAACGAAGTGGGCTTCCCGCCTCAAGACATCATCTTCGACCCCAACATTTTCCCGGTGGCCACCGGCATCGAAGAGCACCGGAACTATGCACTAGACTTTTTCAAGGCCACCAAGTGGATCCGCCAAAATCTTCCCCATGCCCACGTCAGTGGCGGGGTAAGTAACGTGTCGTTCAGTTTCCGGGGCAACCAGAAAGTGCGCGAGGCGATGCACTCGGCCTTCCTCTATCACGCCATCCAAAACGGTATGGATATGGGCATCGTGAACCCTACCATGCTCGAGATCTATAGCGACATCGACGCGAATTTGCTGGAGCGGGTAGAAGACGTGCTGCTGAACCGCCGCGAAGACGCCACCGAACGTCTCCTGGAATTTGCCGAAACCTTCAAGGGCGCCACCAAGGAAAAGAAAGCCGACGACGAATGGCGTTCAGGCACCGTGGAAGAACGCCTCACACACGCCCTCGTGAAAGGCATCATCGATTTTATCGATCAGGATACGGAAGAAGCACGCGTGAAATACGGGCGTCCGCTCTTTGTGATCGAAGGGCCGCTCATGTCGGGCATGAACGTGGTGGGCGACTTGTTTGGCGCGGGCAAAATGTTTTTGCCCCAGGTAGTGAAGAGCGCTCGGGTAATGAAAAAGTCAGTAGCCTATCTCACGCCGTTCCTCGAAGAAGAAAAAAGACTCAGCGGCACAACACACCAGGCCGCGGCAAAAATATTGATGGCCACCGTGAAGGGCGACGTCCACGACATCGGCAAGAACATTGTCGGGGTAGTGCTGGCCTGTAACAACTACGACGTGGTCGACCTCGGGGTGATGGTGCCACCGGAAAAGATCATCGAAGCGGCAAAGCGCGAGAAGGTCGACATCATCGGTCTCAGTGGCCTCATCACGCCATCGCTGGACGAAATGGTGCACGTGGCAAAAGAGATGCAACGCGAAAAATTTCTAATGCCCTTGCTGATAGGAGGGGCGACCACGTCGCGCATTCACACGGCCGTGAAGATCGATCCCGTTTACGATGGCCCCGTGGTGCACGTGCTCGACGCGTCGCGGTCCGTGCCCGTAGCCAGCGAACTCATCAGCACACAAACCCGCGAAAGCTCCAAGGCCCGCTTCAAACAAGAGTATGTCACGCTGCGCGCCGACCATGAGAAACGAAAAGAGGCCAAGAACTACATTCCCCTGGCCGAAGCCCGGAAGAACAAGTCCAACATCAATTGGGCGGAAGTGAAATACGTGAAGCCCACGTTCACCGGAAGAAAGGAGATCATCAACTATCCCCTGGAAGAGATCCGGAAGTATATCGATTGGACGCCCTTCTTCCAAACGTGGATGCTGGCCGGTCGTTACCCCGGTATTTTAAAGGACTCCGTCGTCGGCGTGGAGGCGCAAAAGCT carries:
- a CDS encoding FG-GAP-like repeat-containing protein translates to MKRVLSLFTKIVGLLIVFLVIMPAAFAQRPEIKDISKVKGSMDDIVQLKGSFFGNDATKLVVFFGATPAAILQATDQLLEVKVPSGATYQDISVTRFSGVTGLTGYYREPFFLSFGGAAGIDPANFGSQTDYPAGVPVAQGLYDLCMCDFDGDSKPDIAAARDNNSFLLVLSNSSTPGSLNMSGTFNISLGTRSLQVKCGDLNGDGKPDIVATEKGTGDNVFFLRNTSIGPGAISFAKTQIPLTGKTPNRIEIADLDLDGKPEVILTSQATNSVIVLVNTTPNITTLSFSATPITIPLPDWKSTDGLAVEDLNGDFLPEIVTNQFITNTDLYVIQNNSAPGAVTMSPALTLPVGNTVKNLKIGDLDGDGRSDIAFTQLSPSSNLGIFLNTSTSGTLSFGSLKTFLTDTNPWGIDFGDLDGDGKADIVAPSITKKSLTILNNTSTPGNLSFTTLLKATDYINRHVAIGDVDGDGKPDIAFTSIDDNNLNIPASKVSIFRNHACMIPKVTPEGPLNVCSGFPLTLTSTNGGATTFEWLNATTSTTTPGTYQFSPTVTGDYSVTATSEGGSCKTTSNVVKVTISASAVAGNPDPQSNGPVCIGNTMNLVVNNDLGAGFSYEWTGPENYTGSGVNPTPVANFQLQNAGVYTLNTKAASGCVARIDPILVKAVDIPDFKVSYSGSALICLPSAKTLSVYPAVTVPTDFTIQWYEKTAGLLPGATSTTLSKNVSGEYYYTATSANPSCPVAQSASAVITVVAPPVVNFTLPASACKGEEVSFTDQSTSDPAAPVIYAWDFGDTKTSSDKNPKHVFTTAAGFTVKLTVAYTGNACPASASKPITITAAPDLFITNAENTFDVCPESSLVLGVNDTFTSYLWSTGETSATITVHEAGDYTVDVVATNGCKLKAEQAIGGLPAPTVTATATPEEIDEGASAQLTAEGLLDFSWTPTETLSDPSIANPVATPLASTTYTVTGKGGNGCSGSATVQLKVRGEAIVNKLLPGNFFSPNGDAVSPFWMVGKIDEYPQCEVTIYDDKGVKVYNSKPYQNNWDGTFNGKRLPDGVYYYIIRCEGEESMPRSGSITLLR
- a CDS encoding PorP/SprF family type IX secretion system membrane protein, which translates into the protein MRNFFNCCFGLLFLCGTSVFAQNYPVYNSFYVNPFLYNPAEALTEYTQIYALYRQQWTNVEGAPTIGALSVTSMMNESRAGVGGKISSYKRGLLNTTDFSLTYAYGIPMGQKNWLFLGLSGGAISNTIDMTKVSDPNDPAIANYLANNFQPAAGFGLLYRSGSGLNVGIALPQMFPSKFNSDASFNSTTVSPSDNVFVSIYYKRKVESRIVSKSKGGLKRSVKTQEAIAPLEFYFNYKYSKFGNSQFEFLGKLNLSQHFWIGGSYKLPYGFTGNLGINTSRFLIGYSYEPGNQPQNGFSQGSHEVILGLKLGKPKKFKRVAPVLRSTLVKSPNEKHTARFQESTEDPNAINQTTEEAKKKYYVVIRMFNDFTAADGYKRKLIGDKFNAEIFYNPADKKYYVHVLETTKASEAHEEVRNLKTYTKLKEARVLIVTTK
- a CDS encoding outer membrane beta-barrel protein, which codes for MKAFFSSALLVLFCTVPVFSQILVGPEIGGNYSWTSFGDKDLKDVYNVSPVFGFHAGGHLAFLVRKRFFLHASLLYSTKGRVLKGDPKGADFDAEFKNTSRYNYIDMPISYTVDFKGKIGKGKEFKYFLGIGPNVSYWLGGKGTVYNSELKENNFSEQKYKIVFNKDPATQGLDEMNVQNPNRLQLGLNLVAGAVFEPGLRQRLMVTIRYELGHTYLAKSNGTFTQTYFQDPLQSRNQGFRISVAYLYDLKTENRKRGKSTIDRKNPGKMRKR
- a CDS encoding phosphatase, which encodes MKLAAIDIGSNAIRFQVSTVLDSSPTLLFKKLEYVRFPLRLGHDVFTTGRISDKSIGKFKKLMTAFKLLVDLYEVDDYMFCATSAMRESENGAELVHQVANELGVMIHIIDGNREAELINRAIHSFLTEKTYLHIDVGGGSTELNLYVKGKKIKTRSFKIGSVRVLERNDSPVMWEDMEHWVKEHIKKSFGKVTAVGTGGNISKIFELAKMKPGKTISRQKVKDIRDMIEGFSLEERIYKLQMNPDRADVIIPASRIYIQVMEWANASSILVPEVGLKDGIMMYLYEKNVSQKKIEF